A stretch of Gymnodinialimonas phycosphaerae DNA encodes these proteins:
- a CDS encoding disulfide bond formation protein B translates to MALATRRNLIALAGLGSLGLFLGALYFQYVVGLLPCVMCMWQRWPHRIAIALAVVGVVFPRAVIVGLGAATALVGAGLALLHTGVERAWWEGPQVCGDSAAQDLGGLSTEELFDTTTGPAIVMCNEAAWMFAGLSMASWNGIICLGLAGIWGMAALRSPG, encoded by the coding sequence ATGGCGCTTGCGACACGCCGCAATCTGATCGCTCTGGCGGGCCTTGGGTCCCTGGGGTTGTTCCTGGGCGCGCTCTACTTCCAGTATGTCGTGGGGCTGCTGCCCTGCGTCATGTGCATGTGGCAACGCTGGCCCCACCGCATCGCGATCGCGCTGGCGGTTGTGGGCGTGGTCTTCCCCCGGGCCGTCATCGTGGGACTGGGGGCGGCCACTGCGCTGGTCGGCGCGGGGCTGGCGCTGCTGCACACGGGCGTTGAGCGCGCGTGGTGGGAGGGGCCGCAGGTCTGCGGCGACTCTGCCGCACAAGACCTTGGCGGCCTGTCGACGGAAGAGCTGTTCGACACGACCACCGGCCCGGCAATCGTGATGTGCAACGAGGCCGCGTGGATGTTCGCGGGCCTGTCGATGGCCAGCTGGAACGGGATCATCTGTCTGGGACTGGCGGGCATCTGGGGGATGGCCGCACTCCGTTCCCCGGGCTGA
- a CDS encoding usg protein, which yields MKETELMLNGYGLTTAEMFYRMPDYRNVLNTFVWQEYDLAPDYPKLFGFIEFWQDKIEGPLHSVRFTHRKMIAPGEWRNVVGEFTLH from the coding sequence ATGAAAGAGACCGAATTGATGCTGAACGGCTATGGGCTGACCACGGCCGAGATGTTCTACAGGATGCCCGATTACCGAAATGTGCTGAACACATTCGTCTGGCAGGAATACGATCTGGCGCCCGACTACCCGAAGCTGTTCGGGTTCATCGAGTTCTGGCAGGACAAGATCGAAGGGCCCCTGCATTCCGTGCGTTTCACCCACCGCAAGATGATCGCCCCCGGAGAGTGGCGCAACGTGGTGGGAGAGTTCACGCTGCACTGA
- the gyrA gene encoding DNA gyrase subunit A, which translates to MTDTPEPPENGGETLPERPEYTGPSIDISAEMKTSFLDYAMSVIISRAIPDLRDGLKPVHRRILFAMHETGNTHEKSYRKSARPVGDVMGQYHPHGDSAIYDALVRMAQDFSMSLPLLDGQGNFGSMDGDNPAAMRYTEVRMDAPAAYLLEDIDKDTVDFQDNYDGKQQEPSVLPARFPNMLVNGAGGIAVGMATNIPPHNLGEVIDACQALIEMPDLSSEELIAYVPAPDFPTGGIILGRSGAHKAYIEGRGSVIIRAKTRIEEIRKDRYAIVIDEIPYQVNKASMIERIAELVRDKKIDGISGVADESDRIGVRVVVELKRDATPEVVLNQLFRFTQMQTSFGCNMLALNGGKPEQLTLRGFLTAFLDFREDVVARRTAFELRKARDRAHVLCGLAVAVSNVDEVVATIRASADAPAARAALMTRAWPAEEILPFIKLIDDPTHTANEDGTYNLSETQARAILELRLQRLTQLGVKEVTDELQELAGKIKDYLAILASRERILEIISNELAEVREKFAVDRRTQIVDWSGDMDDEDLIEREDMVVTITAGGYIKRTPLADFRAQKRGGKGVAGGSMKDDDVVTSMFVANTHTPLLFFTTGGMVYKLKTWRLPSGSRSSRGKAIVNILPIEIGTGIAAIMPVDRDEDHWDELQVVFCTDRGTVRRNALSDFANVMRNGKIAMKFEGESEGWRLINARIASNDDDVMLVTKQGRAIRFPATDVRVFNSRASTGVRGIRLGKDDEVVSMSIIRHFEAEASERAAYLKQRRLMAGAPEEEVDTDEEVVAEGQLSPERYAEMSAAEDLILTITSGGLGKLSSSHDYPVRGRGGQGVGAIDKAMRGGTLVASFPVEMDDQIMLATSTGQSIRVPIDGISFRSRSAGGVKVFNTAKNEDIVSVAYIADQGDEDAEIVDEGGPPEGDNA; encoded by the coding sequence ATGACCGACACTCCTGAACCCCCTGAGAATGGCGGCGAAACGCTGCCCGAGCGGCCCGAATATACCGGGCCCTCGATCGATATCTCGGCGGAGATGAAGACCTCGTTCCTCGACTATGCGATGTCGGTGATCATTTCCCGCGCGATCCCGGATCTGCGCGACGGCCTCAAGCCTGTTCACCGCCGAATCCTCTTCGCGATGCACGAGACGGGCAACACGCACGAGAAATCCTACCGCAAATCCGCCCGCCCCGTGGGCGACGTGATGGGCCAGTACCACCCTCACGGCGATAGCGCGATTTACGATGCTTTGGTTCGCATGGCGCAGGATTTCTCCATGTCCCTGCCGCTTCTGGATGGGCAGGGCAACTTCGGCTCCATGGACGGCGATAACCCCGCCGCCATGCGTTACACAGAGGTGCGCATGGACGCGCCCGCCGCCTATCTGCTGGAAGATATCGACAAGGATACTGTCGATTTCCAGGACAACTATGACGGCAAGCAGCAGGAACCAAGCGTTCTGCCCGCCCGCTTCCCCAATATGCTGGTCAACGGCGCGGGCGGCATTGCCGTCGGCATGGCCACGAACATTCCGCCCCACAACCTGGGCGAAGTGATCGACGCCTGTCAGGCGTTGATCGAAATGCCGGATCTATCCTCGGAAGAGTTGATCGCCTATGTCCCCGCCCCGGATTTCCCGACCGGCGGGATCATCCTTGGCCGATCCGGCGCCCACAAGGCGTATATCGAAGGGCGCGGCTCTGTCATCATTCGCGCCAAGACCCGCATCGAGGAAATCCGCAAGGACCGCTATGCCATCGTCATCGACGAGATCCCCTACCAGGTGAACAAGGCCAGCATGATCGAGCGGATCGCCGAACTGGTGCGCGACAAGAAGATCGACGGCATCAGCGGCGTGGCGGACGAAAGCGACCGCATCGGCGTGCGCGTCGTGGTCGAATTGAAGCGCGACGCGACGCCCGAGGTCGTGCTGAACCAGCTCTTCCGGTTCACCCAGATGCAGACGTCTTTTGGCTGCAACATGCTGGCGCTGAACGGCGGCAAGCCCGAGCAGTTGACCCTGCGCGGGTTTCTGACCGCCTTCCTCGACTTCCGCGAAGACGTCGTGGCGCGCCGCACCGCGTTTGAACTCCGCAAGGCCCGCGACCGGGCCCATGTGCTCTGTGGTCTGGCTGTCGCCGTCTCCAACGTCGATGAGGTCGTGGCCACCATCCGCGCCAGTGCCGATGCGCCCGCCGCGCGCGCCGCGCTGATGACGCGCGCCTGGCCTGCCGAGGAAATCCTGCCGTTCATCAAGCTGATCGATGATCCGACCCATACGGCCAACGAGGACGGCACTTATAATCTGTCCGAGACGCAAGCCCGCGCCATTCTGGAACTGCGCCTGCAACGCCTGACGCAACTGGGCGTCAAGGAAGTCACCGACGAGTTGCAAGAGCTGGCAGGCAAGATCAAGGACTACCTAGCGATCCTCGCCTCGCGGGAGCGTATCCTAGAAATCATCTCAAACGAACTGGCCGAAGTCCGCGAGAAGTTCGCCGTGGATCGCCGCACGCAAATCGTCGATTGGTCTGGCGACATGGACGACGAGGACCTGATCGAGCGCGAGGATATGGTCGTCACGATTACGGCGGGCGGCTATATCAAACGGACGCCGCTGGCCGATTTCCGCGCCCAGAAGCGCGGCGGCAAGGGGGTCGCTGGCGGCTCGATGAAGGACGACGACGTCGTTACCTCGATGTTCGTCGCCAACACCCACACGCCGCTGTTGTTCTTCACCACCGGCGGCATGGTCTACAAGCTGAAGACCTGGCGCTTGCCCTCCGGCTCGCGGTCTTCTCGTGGCAAGGCGATCGTGAACATCCTGCCCATTGAAATCGGTACCGGGATTGCCGCAATCATGCCCGTGGACCGGGACGAAGATCACTGGGATGAATTGCAGGTCGTCTTCTGTACCGACCGCGGCACCGTGCGCCGCAATGCGCTCTCGGATTTCGCCAATGTCATGCGCAACGGCAAGATCGCGATGAAGTTTGAAGGCGAAAGCGAAGGCTGGCGTCTGATTAACGCGCGCATCGCGTCGAACGACGACGATGTGATGCTGGTCACAAAACAGGGCCGCGCGATCCGCTTCCCGGCGACAGACGTGCGGGTGTTCAACTCCCGCGCGTCGACCGGTGTGCGCGGTATCCGCCTGGGTAAGGATGATGAGGTCGTGTCGATGTCGATCATCCGGCACTTCGAGGCAGAGGCGTCCGAGCGCGCCGCGTACCTCAAGCAACGCCGCCTGATGGCTGGCGCCCCTGAGGAAGAAGTGGATACGGACGAGGAAGTCGTCGCCGAAGGCCAGCTATCGCCCGAGCGCTACGCCGAGATGTCCGCCGCCGAAGACCTGATCCTGACGATCACGTCGGGCGGTCTTGGCAAGCTGTCCAGCAGCCACGACTACCCCGTGCGCGGGCGCGGGGGCCAAGGGGTCGGCGCCATCGACAAGGCGATGCGCGGTGGCACGCTGGTGGCCAGCTTCCCGGTGGAAATGGACGACCAGATCATGCTGGCGACCTCCACCGGCCAGTCCATCCGCGTGCCGATTGACGGCATCTCCTTCCGGTCGCGGTCTGCGGGCGGCGTGAAAGTGTTCAACACCGCCAAGAACGAGGACATCGTGTCCGTGGCCTATATCGCCGACCAAGGTGATGAGGATGCGGAGATCGTGGATGAGGGCGGGCCTCCCGAGGGTGACAATGCTTGA
- a CDS encoding DoxX family protein, which produces MDDGLALIGRLLLASLMLAGTVQKITDPSGAGALLTLANLPLWLLWPAGIFTTIAGVGLALGIYTRPLAIAAAGYCIVTSTFHILMDDPWQMTIAFKNWTIAGGYLVLAAHGPGRLALSMGRATS; this is translated from the coding sequence GTGGATGACGGCCTGGCCCTTATCGGCCGCCTGCTGCTCGCGTCGCTCATGCTGGCGGGGACCGTACAGAAGATCACCGACCCCTCCGGCGCGGGCGCCCTCCTCACCCTCGCAAACCTGCCGCTGTGGCTGCTGTGGCCTGCGGGCATCTTCACCACCATCGCGGGCGTGGGCCTCGCGCTTGGCATCTACACCCGCCCCCTGGCCATCGCCGCCGCAGGCTATTGCATCGTCACCAGCACCTTCCACATCCTTATGGACGACCCCTGGCAAATGACCATCGCCTTCAAGAACTGGACCATCGCGGGCGGCTATTTGGTGCTGGCTGCCCATGGACCTGGCAGGTTGGCCCTTTCCATGGGCCGCGCTACGTCCTAA
- the trmFO gene encoding methylenetetrahydrofolate--tRNA-(uracil(54)-C(5))-methyltransferase (FADH(2)-oxidizing) TrmFO: MTQTPQLTIIGGGMAGSEAAWQAANMGISVRIIEMRPQVETFAHRTGNMAEMVCSNSFRSDDSEQNAVGLLHWEMRAADSIIMHTADEHKLPAGGALAVDRDPFAETVTAKLAAHPNIDITYGEVTDLPETGPTIIATGPLTGSALADAIAKEAGQDALAFFDAIAPIVYADSIDMGLAWRQSRYDKGDTLEEQEAYINCPLTHEQYEAFIDALLAAEKTQFKEGETAGYFDGCLPIEVMAERGRETLRYGPMKPVGLTNPHDPQTKAHAVVQLRRDNALGTLYNIVGFQTKMTYGAQKRVFAMIPGLQDASFARLGGIHRNTFINSPTLLDAQMRLRTKPHIRFAGQITGVEGYVESASMGLLAGRMAAAEIMGETLPDVPDTTAMGALVTHITGGAEAKTFQPMNVNFGLFPPVEGLKSGRRGRKDRYKAYTDRAKAAWTGWLTPTSQAAE, translated from the coding sequence ATGACACAAACTCCACAGCTTACAATCATCGGCGGCGGAATGGCCGGGTCCGAGGCCGCCTGGCAGGCCGCCAACATGGGCATCTCCGTGCGGATCATCGAGATGCGCCCACAGGTCGAAACCTTCGCCCACCGCACCGGAAACATGGCGGAAATGGTCTGCTCCAACTCCTTCCGCAGCGATGACAGCGAACAAAACGCCGTGGGCTTGCTGCATTGGGAAATGCGGGCCGCAGATAGCATCATCATGCACACCGCCGACGAACACAAACTGCCCGCAGGCGGCGCGCTGGCCGTGGACCGTGACCCCTTCGCCGAGACTGTCACCGCCAAACTGGCCGCCCATCCCAACATCGACATCACCTATGGCGAAGTCACCGACCTGCCTGAAACCGGCCCCACCATCATCGCCACAGGCCCCCTCACCGGCTCTGCCCTCGCCGACGCCATCGCCAAGGAAGCGGGGCAAGACGCCTTGGCGTTCTTCGATGCCATCGCCCCCATCGTCTACGCCGACAGCATCGACATGGGACTAGCCTGGCGCCAGTCGCGCTATGACAAGGGCGACACGTTGGAAGAACAAGAGGCCTACATCAATTGCCCCCTCACCCATGAACAATACGAGGCGTTCATCGACGCGCTGCTGGCCGCCGAAAAGACCCAGTTCAAGGAAGGCGAGACCGCCGGTTATTTCGACGGCTGCCTGCCGATCGAGGTCATGGCCGAACGGGGCCGCGAAACCCTGCGCTATGGCCCGATGAAGCCCGTGGGCCTGACCAACCCCCATGATCCGCAAACCAAAGCCCACGCCGTCGTGCAACTCCGCCGTGATAACGCCTTGGGAACGCTCTATAATATCGTGGGCTTCCAGACCAAGATGACCTACGGCGCGCAAAAACGCGTCTTCGCGATGATCCCCGGCCTCCAGGACGCCTCCTTCGCGCGGCTCGGTGGCATCCACCGCAACACCTTCATCAACTCCCCCACGCTTCTGGACGCGCAGATGCGCCTGCGCACAAAGCCCCACATCCGCTTTGCGGGCCAGATCACCGGCGTGGAAGGCTACGTCGAATCCGCCTCCATGGGGCTTCTCGCGGGCCGCATGGCCGCCGCAGAGATCATGGGCGAGACACTGCCCGATGTCCCCGACACCACCGCCATGGGCGCGCTTGTCACCCACATCACCGGCGGCGCGGAGGCCAAGACCTTCCAGCCGATGAACGTGAACTTCGGGCTTTTCCCCCCGGTCGAAGGCCTCAAGTCTGGTCGCCGAGGCCGCAAGGACCGCTACAAGGCCTATACCGATCGCGCCAAGGCCGCTTGGACAGGCTGGCTCACGCCCACTTCACAAGCAGCGGAGTGA
- a CDS encoding class I SAM-dependent DNA methyltransferase yields the protein MDAKLWTPRSVEDTQALYADWARAYDADMARMSYATPDRIARALAATDLPKDAAVLDFGCGTGLSGAALRAAGFTRIDGTDISPEMLQVARAKGLYDTVIPGTPGAVPGAPGDYAAIVATGVISLGAAPPSMLHVLLKALRPGGRLAFSYNDPTLADSTYIAALDQALDTLATREHRQHGPHLNEKVTGSDVIILRRA from the coding sequence ATGGACGCCAAACTCTGGACCCCGCGCTCGGTCGAAGACACCCAAGCCCTCTATGCCGATTGGGCGCGGGCCTATGACGCCGACATGGCGCGCATGTCCTACGCCACGCCCGACCGCATCGCGCGGGCGCTGGCCGCCACGGACCTTCCCAAGGATGCCGCCGTGCTGGATTTCGGCTGCGGCACGGGCCTGTCGGGCGCGGCGCTGCGGGCGGCGGGCTTCACCCGGATCGACGGCACCGATATCTCGCCCGAGATGTTGCAGGTCGCCCGCGCCAAGGGCCTTTATGACACAGTGATTCCCGGCACCCCCGGCGCGGTTCCAGGCGCGCCCGGCGATTATGCGGCCATCGTGGCCACTGGCGTGATCAGCCTTGGGGCCGCGCCGCCGTCGATGCTGCATGTGCTGCTGAAGGCGCTGCGCCCGGGCGGGCGTCTGGCGTTCAGCTACAACGATCCGACCCTTGCGGATTCCACCTACATCGCGGCGCTGGATCAGGCGTTGGACACCCTTGCCACGCGAGAGCATCGCCAACACGGCCCCCACCTGAATGAGAAGGTCACAGGCTCCGACGTCATCATCCTGCGGCGCGCGTGA
- the gluQRS gene encoding tRNA glutamyl-Q(34) synthetase GluQRS — MITRFAPSPTGPLHLGHAYSALLAHDMARAENGTFLLRIEDIDRQRAKPEWEAQIIDDLTWLGITWDAAPLRQSDRLPAYRAALETLWRKHLIYPCTCNRRDILAAAAAPHEGEPSMGPDGVIYPGTCRAGFPTRDQLYENPPLPEGVTLRLSMEEAIERTMEDRITEKGPEAFAGFTETGHAPLGYVEFTATQMARDVGDIVLSRKDFLGSYHLSVVLDDADQGITHVIRGEDLYEATKIHVILQRLLGLPVPIYHHHRLIRDEAGSRLAKRDDARAIATYRAEGASPEDIRAMVGL, encoded by the coding sequence TTGATCACCCGCTTCGCCCCCTCGCCCACCGGGCCGCTGCATCTGGGACACGCCTATTCCGCGCTTCTCGCCCACGACATGGCCCGCGCCGAGAACGGCACGTTTCTCCTGCGGATCGAGGATATCGACCGTCAGCGCGCCAAGCCCGAATGGGAGGCGCAGATCATCGATGATCTGACATGGCTGGGGATCACATGGGACGCCGCGCCGCTGCGCCAGTCCGACCGCCTGCCCGCCTACCGCGCCGCGCTGGAAACCTTGTGGCGTAAGCATCTGATCTACCCCTGCACCTGCAACCGCCGCGATATCCTCGCCGCCGCCGCCGCCCCCCATGAGGGCGAGCCGTCCATGGGCCCCGACGGCGTGATCTACCCCGGCACCTGCCGCGCGGGGTTCCCGACGCGGGACCAGCTCTATGAAAACCCGCCGCTTCCCGAAGGCGTCACCCTGCGCCTTTCCATGGAAGAGGCGATTGAGCGCACGATGGAGGACCGGATCACCGAAAAGGGCCCAGAGGCTTTCGCAGGTTTCACCGAAACAGGCCATGCGCCCCTCGGCTACGTTGAATTCACCGCCACTCAGATGGCGCGTGATGTGGGCGACATCGTCTTGTCCCGCAAGGATTTCCTCGGCTCCTACCACCTGTCGGTGGTGCTCGATGACGCGGACCAAGGCATCACCCACGTGATCCGGGGCGAAGATCTGTATGAGGCCACCAAGATCCACGTCATCTTGCAACGCCTCCTCGGTTTGCCCGTGCCGATCTACCACCACCACCGCCTGATCCGTGACGAAGCGGGCAGCCGGCTGGCCAAACGCGACGACGCCCGCGCCATCGCCACCTACCGCGCCGAGGGGGCCTCGCCCGAGGATATCCGCGCCATGGTCGGCCTCTGA